The Kaistella daneshvariae genomic sequence AAGGCGGGATTCTTTTTGAAGACGGTGAAATTCCCGACGGCGTTTATTTTTTGAATAAGGGAACGGCAAAACTGTCCAAACAGGGCGTTTACGGCAAAGACCAGATTTTACGCTTCATTAAAGAAGGGGACATGATCGGTTACCGCGCCATTCTTTGTGGTGAAAATTTTCAGGCCGCCGCCGAAGCGATGACCGACGTGGAAGCCACTTTTTTACCTTCGGAACTTTTCCTTCATTTACTGGAAGTAATGCCGGCGCTGTCTTTTGTTATGTTGCAAAAAATAGCTTTTGAGCTCGGAGAATCTTCCAACACCGTAACTTTCTTAGCACAGAAAACCGTTCGCGAAAGACTTGCGGAAATTTTGCTCTTATTGGAACAGAAATTAGGTACAGATCCGGAAGGTTTTATTAAAATTTCGCTGACGCGCGAAGAAATTGCCAACATCATCGGAACAGCTACAGAAAGTGCAATCCGTTTAATTTCAGAATTTAAACAGGATAAACTAATTGAAGTTGAAGGTCGGAATATTAAAATTTTGAACCACGAAAAACTGGTTCGTCTTGGTCACGTTACTTTATAAAAACTACAGCAAGTTACTAAACCTGCAATTACCAAAATTATGTCTGTACACTCAGAAATAAAAAAGATCACCACTGAAACTTTGCGAAAAATGAAATTCGA encodes the following:
- a CDS encoding Crp/Fnr family transcriptional regulator — encoded protein: MSLEKHAMIEERLRQVFNDQTFKESLSAEDFNAYLTQKKTLNFHKGGILFEDGEIPDGVYFLNKGTAKLSKQGVYGKDQILRFIKEGDMIGYRAILCGENFQAAAEAMTDVEATFLPSELFLHLLEVMPALSFVMLQKIAFELGESSNTVTFLAQKTVRERLAEILLLLEQKLGTDPEGFIKISLTREEIANIIGTATESAIRLISEFKQDKLIEVEGRNIKILNHEKLVRLGHVTL